The following nucleotide sequence is from Phycisphaera sp..
ACCATCGCGCCGCGCTTCTTGGCGAAGATGTGCAGCTCTTCGCGGAGCGCCCCAAGCGTGACTTCGAGGTCTTCGAGGATCACGTCGCTCTCGGTCTGGTCATCGAAGGTCTTCTCGCCGGTCTTCTTGCCCTTGGCGTCGTGCACGTCACCGAGCCCGGTATAGAACATGCCGCGGAGGCTGGTGGTCTTGTCCTGGTCGATGAGGCGGCTGATGCCGTGGGCGTGGCGCAGGCTCTGCATGAACTTGCGGGCCTGGCCCAGGTTGAAGATCTGCCGCGTGCTGGTGGCGGCACCCATCTGCAGGATGCCGCGCTTCTTGTTCCAGCTCGTGTTGCTCGACGAGCGCGTGGGCACGTCGAACGTCGGCTCGACGCCAGCGAGCGCCGAGTTAGCAACGCCGGTGGCCAAACCCTTGAGCGCCTCCTGCGTCTTGGCGTCACGCTCCTTTGCCTCGGCGGATCGCTTGCGGTGGGTGGAGCGGACTTTCTTGGTGGTTTTCTTGGCCATTACGCAACCTCGTCGGAATTCGCTTCGGCGTCATTCTGAAGTTTTTGTGGTTGGAAGCCTGCAACGAGTGTGGCGAGGCTAGTGCCCAGAATTAGAACACTGAGAACGACATGCCCCGGTCCTCCCGGTGACGGCGGATCCTCAAAACGCGGCCGCCAGTAGGTCAGTGCCAAGTTGAGTTGTGGATCTGGCAGGATGCCGGATTCAGCGGTGGACTGTTGTTCACGGAGTTCTTGCGCTATGAATTCCGCCATGACTGGATAATGTTTGAACCAATCCGCACGCCCAACAACATCACGCACAGAAACTACAACACCCAAAGCCGCCAACATGGATGTGGCGATGCAGAGATACCGCAGTTCGGCACGAGTAGGGCGGCTGATCACTTTGCCTTGCTCCGTTGTTTCTTGCCACTCTTCTTCCGCCGCACCGGCACGCTCTCCTCGTCATCCCCAAACAACCCACGCCCCGAGTCCTCCGGCCGCCCCTTCTCGACGGCCCCGTTCGACTTCGCCTCCACCTGCGACGGCTTCGCGTCGCTGTCGACGATGATCACCCCATCATCCTCGGCCGGTGCCTTCTCCTTCTTGACGTAGTTGCCGTCTTCGTCGAGTTCCGCGTCGGCGATGGCGGTCCGGGCCTGGGCCTGCTCGAGCAATGCGTCGAGCAATTTGCCCTCGTCCTCGCCCGTGAGCGCCGCCGTCGAGCGCGCGATCTCCGCGATGTAGCGGCTGAACACGTCGCGTCGCTGGCCCTCGCGTCGCATCTTCTGGCGGCGGCGCAGGTACGTCCCCAGCTTCCGCCCACACTCCTGGAGCGCCAGCCGCATCTCCTTGCGGATCTCGTCGTAGTCGGCGATCGCTTCTTTGCTCTCGCTGGTGAAGGGCACCCACACGCTGGCCATGTGAACCATGATCACCATCGGCCCCACCGGAAGCGCCCCACGCGGCTGGCTGAGGCTGTAGTTCTTCCAGCCCGTCTCGACCACGGCCTTGAACGACGAGCACGCAGATTGCTGGTACAGCAACGGCACGCGGTTGGCAAAGCGGATGACCCGGGCCGACTCGTCGCCCGGCAGGTCTCCGCCGAACGCGATGGCCGCCTCGATCTGGAACGGGTTGCCTCGATACACCGCCGGGTCCCGCGTGCTGGCGGCGTAGAACTCGGCCTTCACGCCCTTGAGCAGCCCGCTGAGCATCTGCCGCACGCCGATGGGTGCCAGGCAGTCCGTCGGCGGGGCCCGCAGCTTGCTGTCCTGGAGCGCCCGGTACAACCGCTCGGCCGCATCGTGGTCGACGGTGCTGACGTACGTCTGCCCCGTGAGGGTCTTGCCGCCCTTCACCGACGCCTTGCCCGTGATGTCCTTGACGATCGCCGGCGGCACGCGGCTGAACTCGTTCTTGAAGAATCCGGTGAGCTGCTTCTCGCTGGTGCTCTTGAGCATCCGCAGGAAGTTGCCCAGCTCAACGCCATAGGGGTGCGGCTTGATCTCCTCGGTCTCGGGCGGCAGTTCCTCGACGGCCCGCGGGAAGATGTACCGGTCGGCCAGTTCGGTCGTGTGGCTCAGCTCGGTGGAGGTTTCCTCGACTTCTAATGCCGGACCGCCCGCCGCCTTCTCGGGCGGGATGAACGTGATCTGCGCGTGCGGGTTGGCGATGGCGGTCTGCTCGAGGTACGCCTCGACGCTGGTCTTGCCGCGCTGGTAGCGGGCCTCCATCTCGATGCGTACCCGCGTGCCCGTGCCGCTGGTGGTGGGGGGGAAGTCGTCGGTCTCGACGTCGATGGTCACCTCGGGCTTGTTCTTGGTGGTGTCCATCGCCAGTTCGAGGTGGTGAGCGGCCTTGCGTTTGCCGGGCTTGGTGGTGATGACCATGGGCTTGCCCGTGGTCATTAGCCCGTACATGCCCGCCGCGCTGATGCCGATGCCCTGCTGCCCCCGGCTCATCTTCATGCGGTGGAACTTACTGCCATACAAGAGCCGCCCGAAGATGTTCTCCACCTGCTTGCGGACGATGCCCGGCCCGTTGTCGGTGATGGTGACGGCGTACCGCCCCGGCTTGCTCGCGCTGGGCGGGGCAACCAATTCCTCGATCAGCACCTCGATGTCCGGCAGGATGCCCGCCTCCTCGCAGGCGTCCAGGGCGTTGTCGACGGCTTCCTTGACGGTGGTCAGCAGGGCCTTGCGGGGGTTGTCGAAGCCCAGCAGGTGGCGGTTCTTCGAGAAGAACTCGCTGACGGAGATGTCCCGCTGCTTGCCGGCCATGGTCTCGGCGGTCTGGCGGGTCTTGGTCGTGGTCTTCCTGGCGGCCAAGGCGACCCTCCATAGCGGCTGTCCCCGGGCGATGGCCGGGCGTGTGCATCCGTGCGAGCGAGGATAGGTCGCGGTTCCTGGGTGTTTCGACCTCGCAACCAACAAGCTGGGCAAGCGGGGAATCGTGGGCCGGGCAGTCGACGGCTGCGCGGGCTTGCCCGGCTTCTCGCAGCGGCTTACAACCTCCGCCGTGGAGTGAGATCAATACAAGGGAGAAGACGAGATGAACATGAATCGGAGAGCTTTGTACGTGCTGGGCGTCGTCGGCGTGCTGCCCGCCTGCCCCACCCTGGCCCAGTCCCTGTGCGGCAGCGAGGACGCCAAGGTCACCCCGGCCTCGGTCGTAACCGACGATAACTTCGGGGCATCGTTCGATGCCGCGGCCGCCGGCTTCGGCGTGGCCGGGGCGATCAATGCCGGTGCCGATGGCGCGGGCCGGGCGTACATCTACGCGATCAACCCGACGGTTCCCCAATTGCAGTTCGAGCTCGCCCCCGATGACGGCGCCAGCGGCGACCGATTCGGGGCGTCCGTGGCCGCCGATAATGCCTGGGCCCTCGTGGGCGCACCATTTCAGGGCGAGGCCGGCCCGGCGGCGGGTGCGGCCTACCTCTACCTGCGGTCGACCGGTGCCCAGGTCGACAAGCTCCTGGCCAGCGACGGCCGTGGGCTCGACCTCTTTGGTGGGTCCCTGGACATCGACTTCGATCGTGCGGTCGTGTGCGCCTCGGACAAGAGCAGTTCGACCGGTGCGGTCTATGTCTTCGAGATCGTCGGCCTCGACGCCGTCGAGCGGTTCAAGCTCACCGCTTCGGATGCGGCGGCCGTCGACCGATTCGGCAGCGCGGTCTCGATCGACGGCGGCGGTGTCACGGCCGGCGAGGTGGGCTACGCGCTCATCGGCGCCATCGGCAACGACGATTTCGGTGCCAGCTCGGGATCGGCCTACCTGTTCAACATTGAAACGGGCGAGGAAACAGCCAAATTGCTGCCCGATGACCCGGCCGCCGGCAGCCAGTTCGGGCTCGAAGTGGCGTTGCTCATCGAGGGCGACGTGGCGCTGGCCGCAGTGTCTGCCGACACGAACAACCCCGATGGGACCAACGGCTCGGTCTACCTCTTCGACGTAAGCGACCGGTCCAACCCGGTGCAACTCTCCAAGGTCACCGCCAACGACACGCTCGGCGTTGGAGACTTCGGCATCTCGGTCTCGTTGACGAGCGACACGCTGCTCGTCGGGGCCCTCTCGGGCGAGACCACCCTCGCTGGCACGGCCTACAGCTTCGACATCAGCGATCCCGCCAACCCGGTGCAGTCCTCGATCATCCGCCCCGGCGACGCGATCCCCTTCGCACGGTTCGGCACAGCGACGACGTTGTACCAGAGCCCGAGCGAGCTGCGCGTCTTCGTCGGCGCGCCAACCGCCGATAGCGGCGACCCGGCCCCCGGCACAGTAACGACCGGGGCCCTCTACGCCCTGACCGTCAGCGGGTGCCGTCCCGACTTCGACGGCGACTGCCTGCTGACGATCTTCGACTTCCTCGCCTTCCAAAACCTCTTCGACGCCGGCGATTTGTCCGCCGACTTCGATGGCGATGGGGATCTCACGATCTTCGATTTCCTGGCCTTCCAGAACGCGTTTGACGCCGGCTGTAGCTGATAGATGCCGCTGGCGAGATCAAGAACGCTGCATGATGCGTGAAAAAGGGCTTGCACGGCAGGCCTTTTTTGGGTACATTGACCCTGAGCGGCCATGGGGCCGCACACCGGGTTTCGGGGGGAAGCGCCCACTCGGCGCGTCTGGAAAGGAGTGGGCGTCATGGTCGGAGCGGTCATTGGTTCCCTGGTCGGCGGTGCGATCGGAGCGGCCATCTGGGCCGCCGTGGGCTATTTCACGGGCTACGAGGTCGGTTGGATCGCCTGGGGCGTGGGCGTCCTGGCGGGTCTGGGTGCCGCCGTCGGCTCGAACGTGGCCGGCGACGGGCCGAGCACGGGCACCGGCGTCCTCGCGGCGGTCGTGGCGTTGGCGGCCGTGGGCGCGGGCAAGCTGGCCGTCGTCGAGATCCACTACATGAACGATGCCGATCTGGCGTTGGCCCAGGAGTTCAACGATGAGATCTTGATGACCTACGTCGCCGACCAGCTTGCCGAGCAATGGGAGGAAGACGGCATCCACATCGATTGGCCCGAGTTGCCCGACAACCAATGGTATCGGTGGACCGAGGCCGACTACCCGCCCGATCTGTGGGCCGAAGCCGTGGTGTGGTGGAACGAGACGCCGGCAGAGGAGCAGGTCCAGATCCGTGAGGCGTATCGAGAGCTGCACGAAGGGAGCATCCAAGAGGCCGAAGAGATGTACGCCGACTTGGGTTCCGAGAACTTCCTTACCGGATACGACGCGCTCTGGATGCTCTTTGCCGTCGGGTCGGCGTTTGGGATCGGTCGGGGCGGCAAGGACGAGTAACACCCGTCGGCCCCCTATCCTCTGCCCGTGAGCACGAATACCGCCATGCGTTTGTCTCCAGCGGCCGCCGATCCGGTTGCGGAACTCGATACCGCCACCGGCCAGGGCACCCCACGGCGTCAGGCCATCCTACTGACGGGGGCAGGCGGTGAGGTTGGCCACGGGCTCATCCACCGGTTGAGCGAGGTCGGCGGCACGCCCGTTGTTGCGACCGACCTGCGACCCATCAACGACGACCTGGCCAACCACTGCCACGCCGTCTTCACGGGTGACATCCGGGATCCCTTCTCCCTGGCACCCATCCTGGCCCGCTACGAGATCACCGAGGTCTACCACTTGGCCGCCCTGCTCAGCTCGACGGGCGAGAACAACCCCGAGCTGGCCCACGAGGTGAATACGCAGGGCACGATGAACCTGTTGCGCTTGCTGACCGGGCAGGTCAACGCCACCGGCCGGCCTGTGAAGTTCATCTACCCAAGCTCGATCGCCGTCTACGGCCTGCCCAGCGAGGCCGAGAAACGCCGTGCGGGAGCGGTGGCCGAGGACGAGTACCTCAACCCCATCACCATGTACGGCGTGAACAAGCTGTGCTGCGAGCACCTGGGCCGGTACTACGCCGAGCACTACCGCATGCTCTCGCGCGGCGACGCGCCCGCCCCAATCGACTTCCGGTGCCTGAGGTACCCGGGGCTCATCAGCCCCCATACCGCCCCCAGCGGCGGCACCAGCGATTACGGCCCGCTCATGCTCCACGCGGCGGCGAAGGGTGAAGAGGCGGTCTGCTTCGTCGACGAGAGCGCCCAACTCCCGTTCATGCTCATGGCCGACGCCGTCGAGGCCACGCTGGCGATCGCCCGGGCCGAGAGTGTGTCGCAGCGTGTGTACAACGTGGCGAGCTTCGCGCCCACCGCCGGCGAGATCGCCAGCGCGATCGCAAAGCACTTCCCCGGCTTCAAGCCACGCTACGAGATCAACCCGGATCGCGCGGCCATCGTCTCGAGCTGGCCGGGCGATGTCGATCGATCTGCAGCTTCCGAGGATCTCGGGATCGTCCCATACCGTGAGTTCTCGGACGTTTTGGCCAATGACCTGCTGCCAGCCG
It contains:
- a CDS encoding FG-GAP repeat protein, coding for MNMNRRALYVLGVVGVLPACPTLAQSLCGSEDAKVTPASVVTDDNFGASFDAAAAGFGVAGAINAGADGAGRAYIYAINPTVPQLQFELAPDDGASGDRFGASVAADNAWALVGAPFQGEAGPAAGAAYLYLRSTGAQVDKLLASDGRGLDLFGGSLDIDFDRAVVCASDKSSSTGAVYVFEIVGLDAVERFKLTASDAAAVDRFGSAVSIDGGGVTAGEVGYALIGAIGNDDFGASSGSAYLFNIETGEETAKLLPDDPAAGSQFGLEVALLIEGDVALAAVSADTNNPDGTNGSVYLFDVSDRSNPVQLSKVTANDTLGVGDFGISVSLTSDTLLVGALSGETTLAGTAYSFDISDPANPVQSSIIRPGDAIPFARFGTATTLYQSPSELRVFVGAPTADSGDPAPGTVTTGALYALTVSGCRPDFDGDCLLTIFDFLAFQNLFDAGDLSADFDGDGDLTIFDFLAFQNAFDAGCS
- a CDS encoding NAD-dependent epimerase/dehydratase family protein, which produces MSTNTAMRLSPAAADPVAELDTATGQGTPRRQAILLTGAGGEVGHGLIHRLSEVGGTPVVATDLRPINDDLANHCHAVFTGDIRDPFSLAPILARYEITEVYHLAALLSSTGENNPELAHEVNTQGTMNLLRLLTGQVNATGRPVKFIYPSSIAVYGLPSEAEKRRAGAVAEDEYLNPITMYGVNKLCCEHLGRYYAEHYRMLSRGDAPAPIDFRCLRYPGLISPHTAPSGGTSDYGPLMLHAAAKGEEAVCFVDESAQLPFMLMADAVEATLAIARAESVSQRVYNVASFAPTAGEIASAIAKHFPGFKPRYEINPDRAAIVSSWPGDVDRSAASEDLGIVPYREFSDVLANDLLPAVRSMYA
- a CDS encoding DNA topoisomerase VI subunit B encodes the protein MAARKTTTKTRQTAETMAGKQRDISVSEFFSKNRHLLGFDNPRKALLTTVKEAVDNALDACEEAGILPDIEVLIEELVAPPSASKPGRYAVTITDNGPGIVRKQVENIFGRLLYGSKFHRMKMSRGQQGIGISAAGMYGLMTTGKPMVITTKPGKRKAAHHLELAMDTTKNKPEVTIDVETDDFPPTTSGTGTRVRIEMEARYQRGKTSVEAYLEQTAIANPHAQITFIPPEKAAGGPALEVEETSTELSHTTELADRYIFPRAVEELPPETEEIKPHPYGVELGNFLRMLKSTSEKQLTGFFKNEFSRVPPAIVKDITGKASVKGGKTLTGQTYVSTVDHDAAERLYRALQDSKLRAPPTDCLAPIGVRQMLSGLLKGVKAEFYAASTRDPAVYRGNPFQIEAAIAFGGDLPGDESARVIRFANRVPLLYQQSACSSFKAVVETGWKNYSLSQPRGALPVGPMVIMVHMASVWVPFTSESKEAIADYDEIRKEMRLALQECGRKLGTYLRRRQKMRREGQRRDVFSRYIAEIARSTAALTGEDEGKLLDALLEQAQARTAIADAELDEDGNYVKKEKAPAEDDGVIIVDSDAKPSQVEAKSNGAVEKGRPEDSGRGLFGDDEESVPVRRKKSGKKQRSKAK